The DNA window TGGTTGATTGAGTTAAATACCGTGCCGGGCATGACAGAGAAAAGCTTGGTTCCGAAGGCGGCCAAGCAAGCTGGAATCAGTTTTGATCAGTTGGTGTTAGAGATTCTCCGTTCGTCTTTGTCTAGTGTTTAATAGAATGTCTGCACAGATGGTGAAAAAAGTGATGGGACTGCTAGGCATAGCCTTGTTAGTCAGTCTGATTTTTTATGGTTATCTGCAGTCTAAAAACACTTCGCCAAGGGTTTTGTCCTATAGTATTGAAAACTCATTAGACTATGTCAGTTTTGATGAAGTGGATGATATACTCTACCCTTTTCTTGCCCAAGGTTTTTGGAAAGTTGACTTATTGGCCTTGCAGCAAACGCTTGAAAACTTGGCCTGGATTTCGTCTGCTGAAGTTCAACGCTATTGGCCGGCAAATTTAAAAATAAAGATTCGGGAACATCAGCCGATTGCTAGATGGGGTGAGCAAAGTTTAGTGACCGCTGATGGGGTGGTTTTTCAACCGCAAAATCTGGTTGAATTCGATTCGTTGGTTCATCTTGATGGTGACTTGTTACAGGTGCCAGGGGTGCTTAATTTGCTTAACGAGATTCCTCCGTTATTAGCCCCTTTTGGTTGGATGATTGTTGATTTGCGCCAAAACATTGATGGTGTGTTGACCATTCAATTGGATAATGGCTTGATGTTGATTGTTGATCAGGCTAACTGGTCATCAAAAATTCAGCGTTTTGTGCGCGCTTATCCATTAGTTGATGAAAAACGGGTAGAATCCGCATTGGGTTTTGATTTAAGAAATACAAACGGGTTTGCAATTATTCTACCTTCCAAGGGTTAAGGTAATTTTACGCTCAAAAAGAGATGAATATGACGCGGAAAAAAGTAACATCAAATTCAGGTATTGTTGTTGGCTTAGATATAGGTACGTCTAAGATTGCAGCAATTGTCGGTAAAATTAAGGCGAATGGTGATATCGAGGTTTTAGGTATGGGCACCTATCCGTCTCGCGGTCTTAAAAAAGGCGTGGTGGTCAATATTGACTCTACCGTTGAGTCGATTCAGCGCGCGATTGATGAAGCCGAGCGTATGTCTGGTTACCAAGCGCAATCTGTTTATGTTGGTATTGCAGGCAGCCATATTAAAAGCTTTAATTCTAACGGCATGGTCGCGGTTCGCAATCAAGAAGTGACTGAGGAGGATATCCAGCGCGTGATTGATGCGGCGCGTACACAGGCTATTCCGGGTGACCAAAAGGTGCTGCATATTCTGCCTCAAGAATACATGATCGATAATCAAGACGGTATTCGTGAACCTGTTGGTATGTCAGGTGTCCGTTTGGAAGCTAAGGTGCATATTGTAACTGGCTCGGTCAGTGCTGCGCAAAATATTACCAAGTGTGTTCAACGTTGTGGTCTTAAGGTTGAGGATATTATTCTTGAGCAGTTGGCCTCGAGTGAGTCGGTGTTGTCTGAAGACGAAAAGGAATTGGGTGTTTGTTTAGTCGATATTGGTGGCGGTACTACCGATATTGCGGTGTTTTATCAAGGTGCAATTCGTCATACCTCGGTGATTGCGGTAGCGGGCGATCAGGTCACGAATGATATCGCGGTGGCATTACGCACCCCAACCCAAGCTGCAGAAGATATCAAGCGCAAGTATGCCTGTGCGCTGCCGCAACTGATTGCTCAGGATGAAGAAATTGAAGTGCCGAGTGTAGGTGATCGTCCAGCGCGTTGCCTTTCTCGTCGAACCCTGGTTGAGGTGGTAGAACCTCGTTATGAGGAGCTGTTTCAATTGATTCAAGCCGAGTTACGTCGTTCGGGTTTTGAGGAGATGATCGCTGCCGGTGTGGTGTTAACTGGTGGCAGTGCCTTGGTTGAGGGTGCGGTTGAGTTGGCGGAAGAGGTCTTTAATATGCCTGTTCGTTTGGGGATTCCGCATGAAGTCACCGGCCTTAAAGAAGAGGTGATTAGCCCAGCCTATGCAACCACGGTTGGCTTGTTAATGTATGCGCGTGAGCATGGGCACTATTCTGCCGAGTCTCAACCGAGTCAACCCTTGACGAATCAAGTAAATGTGCTAAACCGGATGAAAGACTGGTTTAATAAAAGTTTTTAATGTTTTGAGTAGAAAGTAGAGTGAAACAAAGAACCCTAGCGAACCCGATAAAAGCCAAAGGTGTTGGCTTGCATACCGGTCATCAAGCTTTGATGACCTTGCGGCCTGCTCCGGTGGATACCGGTATTATATTTCGACGTGTGGATTTAGATCCGGTGGTTGAATTTAAAGTGTCAGCAGATATTGTTGGTGAGACGATGTTGTGTACCACTATTCGCAGTGGTGAGGCTAAAATCGCCACGATTGAACATTTGATGTCAGCACTTGCCGGTGTGGGGATGGATAATCTTTATATTGATCTTGATTCTGATGAAGTGCCGATTATGGATGGCAGCGCTTCGCATTTTATTTTTTTGATACAATCCGCCGGTATTCAGTATCAGGAAGCCCGAAAAAAATATTTACGTATTAAAAAACCAGTTCGTGTTGAGAATGAGTTGGGTGGTTGGGCAGAGTTTAAGCCCTATGAGGGTTTTAGGTTAAATTTTTCGATTAAATTTAATCATCCTGCGTTTAAGCAAACGGCTGAAAGTATGACACTGGAGTTTTCTTCAACTTCTTATTTTAAAGAGGTAAGTCGCGCTCGAACTTTTGGATTTATGAGTGATATGGAGATGTTGCGTGAGCGGCATTTGGCATTGGGCGCGAGTTTAGATAACGCCATTGGCCTAGATGATTCCGGCGTAATGAATAAAGAAGGCCTGCGTAATAAGGACGAATTTGTGCGCCATAAAATTTTGGATGCCGTTGGCGATTTATTTATGGCGGGGTATGCCATTTTAGGTGAGTTTACGGCCCACAAATCAGGTCATGCTTTGAATAATCACCTGTTACGAGAATTATTTAAACAGCCGGATGCTTATGAAGTTGTGACGTTAGATCCCGATCAGCCGACACCGATTGACTTTAGTAGCAGTAAAGTTTTAATTTGATTCACCTAGCGCGTTGGCTAAGCTTGGTCAGCGCGTTTGCCAATTTTTCTGGCAAGTTTTTACTCATTTCTCGCATTTGTTGTGCACTTTCATTATCCGGGCGGTTCGCGCTTCTTTTCAGTGTTTTGTTTTCTTTAAAGTCTAATAGTAGCTTAAACGCAACTTGGTTAAGTTTTAAGTGAGGTAGGTTTTTTTGAAAACAGGCTAATAGGTTCTGTTCAAAAAAACGCAGCTTGCTTGCCCAGGCTTGGTTATTTACCAGGCAGATCAAGGTGTGTTGTTCGATACTGACACCAATGAGGTGCGGTGCAAGCTGTTCAGGCAGTTCGGCTTGAGCCAGTTCTTGCAGAGCTTGGTATAACTCAGCCTGCTGAAAAAGTTTAGCCAGGCCTGGTTGTTCTAGGCTATGTTTCATCATTTGAGTAGGTAGAATTTATCTTTACTGTGTTAGAATAAAGCCAATTTTAACCTAGAAATCCGTTGGATATTGACAACCTATGTTTACAAGTATTATAAAAAAAGTGTTTGGCAGCCGTAACGAGCGTTTATTAAAGCAGTATAAAAAGCGCATTGCGCTGATTAATAGTTTTGAACCCACCTTTGAATCCCTGTCTGATGAACAATTAAAAGCCAAAACCGAAGAGTTTAAGCAGGCATTAGTCGCGGGTAAAAAACTCGATGATATTTTGCCTGAAGCCTTTGCGGTAGTGCGTGAAGCGAGTAAGCGGGTATTTGGTATGCGTCACTATGATGTTCAGATGATTGGCGGTATGGCGCTTAATGATGGGCGTATTGCTGAGATGCGTACCGGTGAAGGTAAAACCCTGGTAGCGACATTGGGTGCCTATTTGAATGCACTGGCCGGTCGGGGTGTGCATGTGATTACCGTTAACGATTATCTAGCGAAGCGTGATGCTGAATGGATGAGGCGGCTGTATGAGTTTTTAGGCTTGAGCACAGGGGTCATCGTCAGTGGTCAAAGCCATCAGGAAAAACAACTTGCCTACGCGATGGATATTACCTATGGCACCAATAATGAGTTTGGTTTTGATTATTTACGCGACAATATGGCGATTTATAAAGAAGAGAAAGTCATGCGTGGTCAAGCCTTTGCGATTATCGATGAGGTGGATTCGATTTTAATTGACGAGGCGAGAACGCCGTTAATTATTTCAGGCCCGAATGAAAGCAAAGCCGAAATTTATCAGAAAATTAATCCGATGATTGCGCATTTAGAGCGTGGTGAAGAAGATACAACAGAAAAAACCACTACCGGCGATTACACCGTTGATGAAAAGGCACGTCAGACCTACTTAACGGAAGAGGGTCATGAAAAAATTGAAAACATGCTCACCGAGGCGGGTTTGTTGAATGAAGGTGAAAGCTTGTATGACGCCACCAATATTGGCTTGATGATTCACGTTAATGCCGCGTTGCGTGCCAATGTATTGTTTGAAAAAAACCGTGACTATATCGTTGAAAATGGCGAAGTCGTGATTATCGACGAACATACCGGGCGTAAAATGCAAGGCCGTCGTTGGGGTGAAGGTTTGCACCAAGCGGTTGAAGCGAAAGAAGGCGTCAATATTCAACATGAAAGTCAGACTTTTGCGTCGATTACCTTTCAAAACTACTTCCGTCAATATGGCAAGCTTTCCGGTATGACCGGTACGGCCGACACCGAAGCCGGTGAATTTATTTCGACCTATGGCTTGGAAGTGGTGGTGATTCCGCCGAATAAAACGCCGTTACGTCAAGATTTGACCGATTTGGTGTTTTTGGACTTGCAAAGCAAGTTTAATGCGATCGTTGAAGACGTAAAACAAACCCATGCAACCGGTCAGCCGATTTTGATTGGTACCGCTTCGATTGAAATGTCTGAGTTACTGTCGAATGCGTTTAACCAAGCCAAGGTCAAGCATGAAGTATTAAACGCTAAACAGCATGAGCGTGAAGCCCATATTATTGCCAATGCCGGTATGCCGGGTGCCGTCACGATTGCCACCAATATGGCCGGTCGTGGAACGGATATCGTGTTGGGCGGTAATTTAGAAACTCAAATCGAAGAACTGGGTGAAAACCCGACCCCTGAGCAGGTTGAGAAGGTTAAAACCGACTGGCAAATACGTCATGACAAGGTATTAGAGTTAGGTGGTTTAAAAGTGATTGGTTCAGAGCGTCATGAGTCACGCCGTATCGACAACCAGTTACGAGGGCGTTCCGGTCGTCAGGGTGATCCAGGCGTGACCCGTTTCTATTTGTCGTTAGATGATAACTTGATGCGTCGTTTTGCGTCAGAGAAAGTGAAAAACATGATGCGCCGTTTGGGCATGGAAGAAGGTGAAGCGATTGAGCATCCGATGGTTAGCAAGTCGATTGAACGCGCGCAGAAACAGGTTGAGCGTTTGCATCAGGATGAACGTGCCAACCTGCTGAAATTTGATGATATAGCCAACGAACAGCGTAAGGTGGTCTATCAACAGCGTAATGAGTTAATGGAGAGCGAAGAAGTTCGTGAAACGATTGAGTTAATGCGTGAAGACGTCGTCAATACCGTGATTGATAACTATATTATGCCGGGCAGTTTGGACGAGCAGTGGCGTATTCCAGAGTTGCAAACCGCATTGCATGAAGAGTTTGGCGTAGAGTTGCCGATTGCACAATGGTTAGAAGAAGATAAGTCGCTGTATGAGGAAACGTTACGCGCAAAAATTCTGCAGGCGATTATTGACCATTACAATGACAAGATGAAAGTGGTGGACGAAAAAACCCTAGGCCATTTTGAAAAAGAAGTTCTGCTGCGCAATATTGATAAACTATGGCGTGAGCATTTGGCGGAAATGGATTACCTGCGTCGCGGGATTCATTTGCGCGGCTTTGCGCAAAAAGACCCTTTCCAAGAATATCGTCGTGAATCGGCATTACTTTTCCAAGGCTTCTTAGGCGAAGTCAAACGTGAAACTGTCAAAATGCTGTCATTGGTGCAGTTACATAACCAGCAAGATGTTGCCGCGTTTGAAGAACAGCAGCGACAAGAGGCCAAACAAGAGTTAGAAGCGATTCACCCGGATGCCGATAAAGGCATGGCATCGCAAGCTATACCGGAAGGTTCGGAGGAAGAGAAGGCACAAACCTTCCGCCGTGAGGTACCAAAAGTGGGGCGCAATGATCCTTGCCCGTGTGGTTCGGGTAAAAAATACAAACAGTGTTGCGGTAAATTAAATTAACTAAGCTGGAAATCCTTAGAGGTGCTTTCGCCTTGTGCGCCGAGCGCAGGAGCTCAAGGCGACGCACGCTAGGGTTGTTGAGCTTGGTGAATGGGTAGATTATTTCTTTTTCCTTTATGTACAGAGGTGCATTATGCCAGTGGGACTTTCAAATGAATTGCCGCAGGTTCATCCTGTTGCTGGGGCTTATTTAGGCGCAACGGCAGCTAAAATTAAAAAAAACGGTAAAACCGATTTGGTGGTGATTGAGTTAGCTGAAGGCTCAATCACTGCGGCGACCTTTACCACCAATGCGTGTTGTGCTGCGCCGGTCACCCTGGCAAAAGCCCATTTGGCGAAAACCCAGCCCCGCGCCTTGTTAATTAATAGCGGTAATGCGAATGCGGCTACCGGTGAGCCAGGCCTGCTGAATGCCCGTCAGACCTGTCAATGGTTGGCGGATGAAATCGGTTGTGAATTGGAAGCCGTTCTACCCTTTTCTACCGGTGTGATTGGTGAACCTTTGCCGATGGAGAAAATTCAGCGCGGTTTGCCTGATGCCTTGGCGAATCGTAAGATTGATGGCTGGGCTGAGGCAATGGCTGGCATTATGACGACGGATATTGTGCCGAAAATGGTAAGCAAACGGGTTTCGATTGACGGCCATGATGTCATCATCACCGGTATGGCAAAAGGCTCTGGTATGATTCATCCGAATATGGCCACCATGCTTGGTTTTGTGGTGACCGATGCCAAAATCAGCCAGCCGTTGTTGGATCAATGCTTAAAAGCGGCGGTGAAGAAATCCTTTAACCGTATTACGGTGGATGGTGATACCTCGACCAATGATGCCTGTACCTTAAGCGCAACGCAGCAGGCGGATATGCCAAAGATTACCGAGGCGGATTCAATCGCTTATCAGCAGTTTGCACAAGAAATTGATGCGGTGATGACTGAACTGGCGCATATGATTGTACGTGATGGCGAAGGGGCGACCAAGTTTATCGCCGTTGAGGTTAATGGTGGACGTGAAGAAGCGGAATGTTTAAAAGTGGCGCAAGCCGTTGCTTTATCACCGTTAGTTAAAACCGCGATGTTTGCATCTGACCCTAACTGGGGGCGGATTTTAGCTGCGGTTGGGCGTGCCGGTGTCGAAAATTTGGATATCAATGGTTTACAGATTTTCTTGGGTGGGGTTTGTATTGTGCGTAATGGCGGCCGCGCGGCGGATTACACCGAGCAACAAGGCCAAGCGGTGATGAACAACGAAGAAATTTCAGTGCGTATTGAGCTGAATCGTGGTCAGGCGAGTGAAACAGTATGGACGTGCGATTTTTCGTATGATTACGTCAAGATTAACGCAGAATACCGCTCTTAGGTTCTATGCGTTTTAATCTAAGGCACGGCATGTTAAGGCATGTCCGTGCCTTTTTTGTTTGGAGATGGAGAAGATGATTCAGGTCGCAGTCGGTTGTTTGATAAAAGATAAACAGGTGTTGATTTGTCAGCGTTTGGCACGTCAGTCGTTTGCCGGGCAGTGGGAGTTTCCCGGGGGAAAGCTCGAAGCCGGAGAAACGCCGCAGCAGGCGTTGATTCGGGAGTTCGCCGAGGAAACCGGCTTGCAGACAACGGATTGGCAACCTTTAATCAGCTATCCTTGGGATCATGGCGAGGTGCAAGTGCAGCTGCATGTATTTGTGACGGAGCAGGCCCGCGGTGACTTGCACGCGCATGAGGGACACGCGTTTGAATGGTGTCCGCTTGATGAATTGGATCAACGCGCGATGTTAGTGGCGAATAAAGGTATCGTGCGCGCACTGCAACTTCCAGATCGTTATTTAATTACTGGTGGCTTTCATGACGCACAGGATGCGCTTCAACGGTTAAAAGCGGCGCTTTCAGAAGGGATTAAGCTGGTGCAATTGCGTGCTAAAGGGCTGGATAAATCGGCGTATATTGAACTAGCGCAAGCCATGTTACCGCTTTGTCATGGTCATGGTGCGAAGTTATTGTTGAATGCCAAGCTGGATTGGTTGGCAGATTTACCGCAAGCCGATGGCATTCAACTCGCCTCGACTGAAATCATGGCGCTGACTGAACGTCCGATTGTGCAGGATAAGTTATTGGGCGTATCCACCCATAATGCGGTGGAGCTTGCCAAGGCGCTGGAATTAAAGGCCGATTTTGTTTTGTTGTCGCCGGTTAAACCGACAAGTTCACATCCTGGATTACCAGGCCTGGGTTGGCCGCGATTTGCTGACATGGTGCAGGCCATGCCAATCCCGGTTTTCGCGCTCGGCGGTTTAAATGATCTTGATCGTGCCGAGGCGAAAAAGCAAGGCGCACAAGGTGTTGCCGCGATTTCCGGTTTTTGGCCGCAACCGATTTAACCCTAATCTTTTGGGTGCGATTTTTTTCTTAGGGCTGTTTCCAAAGTAATACTATTAAAGCGATTGTGGAAACGATCGCTAAACCACTGTATAAGAAAGTGCTTCCATGTTATTTTTTCTCCATAAGTACAAAACCAATTAAGGCGATGATAATGCTTGTATAAACACCAATACTCAGAAGAACCAGTTTTGGTGTGTCGTCAAACTCAAGTATTGTCGTTAGCACGACCCCAGAAATACGAGTTTTGAAATGTCGAGCAAATAGTCCGCTAGTTTGTTTTTAAATTGTGAGTTTATGGAATTATTCTATCCTGAATAATTTTAAAAAGCCAAGCCTTGGCTTGAGTGTGTAAATGGGCTAAATCGCGGTTGTTGTTGATAACTGAATCGGCGATTGCGAGGCGCTGTGCGGGGGGGGCTTGTTGTTGGATGATCTGTTGGATTTGTTCTGCGCTGCGTTGGTCACGTTGTTGAACCCGAGTTATTTGCTGTTGCGTGTCACATTCAACCAGTAGCACATGGTCAATTTGGTATTCAGGTTGATTGAGTTGTTGGAGTACCGGCACCGCAATAAAAATAAGGCGATGATGCGGTTTAAGTTGTTCGATTTGTGCACGCACCGCTTGCCTGACCATGGGGTGTAGAACCGCTTCAATCTGTTGTTTTAGTTGCGGTTGGCTAAAAAAAACCGTGGCGAGTTTTTTTCGATCTAGTTCGCCTTGGGCGGTTAGGTAGCCTTTACCGACTAGCGAGATGATTTCAACCAGGCCTGGTTGTCCCTTGCTGACCAGTTGTTTGGCAACCAAATCAGTGTCGATGACAGGATAGCCTTGGTCAGCAAAATAATCACAGACTGCGGATTTACCACAGCCAATGCCTCCGGTGACGCCAATCACTTGGTTGTTTAATTGAGAGGGTCTGCTCTTCACTTGGCTTTACCTTTATATTTGATCCGATGCCAATCTTAGCATGAAACCTTGAGCATGTTAGAATAGCGCTGATTGGATTAATCTTGGGTTTAACATGAGTCGGCCTGGCAAAAAGCTAAACAAGCAACAAAAGCATGCGTTAGGCATGATCCGAATTATTGGTGGTGAGTGGCGGGGGCGCAAGTTGCCGGTCTTGTCACAGGATGGTTTGCGCCCGACGTCTGATCGTATGCGTGAAACCCTGTTCAATTGGTTGCAGTTTGAGATTGCGGGCGCGCGCTGTTTGGATGCGTTTGCCGGCAGCGGTGCGTTGGGGCTTGAAGCCTTATCACGCGGGGCTTCATCGGTTGTCTTTATCGAGAAAAACCCTGGAGTAGCGCAGCAGTTATCGTCGAATTGTGCGCTACTTCAAACTCAGCAGGCGCAGGTGTTTAATATCGACAGCCAGGCCTGGTTAAATCAAAATGAACAGATTTCTTTTGATCTGGTGTTTATTGATCCTCCGTTTCATCAGCGTTTGGTTGAACCTACGCTTCAGACTTTATTAGCAGCCGGAAGGCATTATCCATCTTGGTTGTATATTGAGCAGGAAAAAACACTGGCCTGGCCAGAAGCTTGTTT is part of the Thiomicrospira microaerophila genome and encodes:
- a CDS encoding DciA family protein; the protein is MMKHSLEQPGLAKLFQQAELYQALQELAQAELPEQLAPHLIGVSIEQHTLICLVNNQAWASKLRFFEQNLLACFQKNLPHLKLNQVAFKLLLDFKENKTLKRSANRPDNESAQQMREMSKNLPEKLANALTKLSQRAR
- the coaE gene encoding dephospho-CoA kinase (Dephospho-CoA kinase (CoaE) performs the final step in coenzyme A biosynthesis.); protein product: MKSRPSQLNNQVIGVTGGIGCGKSAVCDYFADQGYPVIDTDLVAKQLVSKGQPGLVEIISLVGKGYLTAQGELDRKKLATVFFSQPQLKQQIEAVLHPMVRQAVRAQIEQLKPHHRLIFIAVPVLQQLNQPEYQIDHVLLVECDTQQQITRVQQRDQRSAEQIQQIIQQQAPPAQRLAIADSVINNNRDLAHLHTQAKAWLFKIIQDRIIP
- the argJ gene encoding bifunctional glutamate N-acetyltransferase/amino-acid acetyltransferase ArgJ; translated protein: MPVGLSNELPQVHPVAGAYLGATAAKIKKNGKTDLVVIELAEGSITAATFTTNACCAAPVTLAKAHLAKTQPRALLINSGNANAATGEPGLLNARQTCQWLADEIGCELEAVLPFSTGVIGEPLPMEKIQRGLPDALANRKIDGWAEAMAGIMTTDIVPKMVSKRVSIDGHDVIITGMAKGSGMIHPNMATMLGFVVTDAKISQPLLDQCLKAAVKKSFNRITVDGDTSTNDACTLSATQQADMPKITEADSIAYQQFAQEIDAVMTELAHMIVRDGEGATKFIAVEVNGGREEAECLKVAQAVALSPLVKTAMFASDPNWGRILAAVGRAGVENLDINGLQIFLGGVCIVRNGGRAADYTEQQGQAVMNNEEISVRIELNRGQASETVWTCDFSYDYVKINAEYRS
- a CDS encoding cell division protein FtsQ/DivIB, whose translation is MSAQMVKKVMGLLGIALLVSLIFYGYLQSKNTSPRVLSYSIENSLDYVSFDEVDDILYPFLAQGFWKVDLLALQQTLENLAWISSAEVQRYWPANLKIKIREHQPIARWGEQSLVTADGVVFQPQNLVEFDSLVHLDGDLLQVPGVLNLLNEIPPLLAPFGWMIVDLRQNIDGVLTIQLDNGLMLIVDQANWSSKIQRFVRAYPLVDEKRVESALGFDLRNTNGFAIILPSKG
- the secA gene encoding preprotein translocase subunit SecA, which codes for MFTSIIKKVFGSRNERLLKQYKKRIALINSFEPTFESLSDEQLKAKTEEFKQALVAGKKLDDILPEAFAVVREASKRVFGMRHYDVQMIGGMALNDGRIAEMRTGEGKTLVATLGAYLNALAGRGVHVITVNDYLAKRDAEWMRRLYEFLGLSTGVIVSGQSHQEKQLAYAMDITYGTNNEFGFDYLRDNMAIYKEEKVMRGQAFAIIDEVDSILIDEARTPLIISGPNESKAEIYQKINPMIAHLERGEEDTTEKTTTGDYTVDEKARQTYLTEEGHEKIENMLTEAGLLNEGESLYDATNIGLMIHVNAALRANVLFEKNRDYIVENGEVVIIDEHTGRKMQGRRWGEGLHQAVEAKEGVNIQHESQTFASITFQNYFRQYGKLSGMTGTADTEAGEFISTYGLEVVVIPPNKTPLRQDLTDLVFLDLQSKFNAIVEDVKQTHATGQPILIGTASIEMSELLSNAFNQAKVKHEVLNAKQHEREAHIIANAGMPGAVTIATNMAGRGTDIVLGGNLETQIEELGENPTPEQVEKVKTDWQIRHDKVLELGGLKVIGSERHESRRIDNQLRGRSGRQGDPGVTRFYLSLDDNLMRRFASEKVKNMMRRLGMEEGEAIEHPMVSKSIERAQKQVERLHQDERANLLKFDDIANEQRKVVYQQRNELMESEEVRETIELMREDVVNTVIDNYIMPGSLDEQWRIPELQTALHEEFGVELPIAQWLEEDKSLYEETLRAKILQAIIDHYNDKMKVVDEKTLGHFEKEVLLRNIDKLWREHLAEMDYLRRGIHLRGFAQKDPFQEYRRESALLFQGFLGEVKRETVKMLSLVQLHNQQDVAAFEEQQRQEAKQELEAIHPDADKGMASQAIPEGSEEEKAQTFRREVPKVGRNDPCPCGSGKKYKQCCGKLN
- the rsmD gene encoding 16S rRNA (guanine(966)-N(2))-methyltransferase RsmD; translation: MSRPGKKLNKQQKHALGMIRIIGGEWRGRKLPVLSQDGLRPTSDRMRETLFNWLQFEIAGARCLDAFAGSGALGLEALSRGASSVVFIEKNPGVAQQLSSNCALLQTQQAQVFNIDSQAWLNQNEQISFDLVFIDPPFHQRLVEPTLQTLLAAGRHYPSWLYIEQEKTLAWPEACLSQFELYREKTTSQARLGLWRFKHELKREASK
- the lpxC gene encoding UDP-3-O-acyl-N-acetylglucosamine deacetylase codes for the protein MKQRTLANPIKAKGVGLHTGHQALMTLRPAPVDTGIIFRRVDLDPVVEFKVSADIVGETMLCTTIRSGEAKIATIEHLMSALAGVGMDNLYIDLDSDEVPIMDGSASHFIFLIQSAGIQYQEARKKYLRIKKPVRVENELGGWAEFKPYEGFRLNFSIKFNHPAFKQTAESMTLEFSSTSYFKEVSRARTFGFMSDMEMLRERHLALGASLDNAIGLDDSGVMNKEGLRNKDEFVRHKILDAVGDLFMAGYAILGEFTAHKSGHALNNHLLRELFKQPDAYEVVTLDPDQPTPIDFSSSKVLI
- the ftsA gene encoding cell division protein FtsA; amino-acid sequence: MTRKKVTSNSGIVVGLDIGTSKIAAIVGKIKANGDIEVLGMGTYPSRGLKKGVVVNIDSTVESIQRAIDEAERMSGYQAQSVYVGIAGSHIKSFNSNGMVAVRNQEVTEEDIQRVIDAARTQAIPGDQKVLHILPQEYMIDNQDGIREPVGMSGVRLEAKVHIVTGSVSAAQNITKCVQRCGLKVEDIILEQLASSESVLSEDEKELGVCLVDIGGGTTDIAVFYQGAIRHTSVIAVAGDQVTNDIAVALRTPTQAAEDIKRKYACALPQLIAQDEEIEVPSVGDRPARCLSRRTLVEVVEPRYEELFQLIQAELRRSGFEEMIAAGVVLTGGSALVEGAVELAEEVFNMPVRLGIPHEVTGLKEEVISPAYATTVGLLMYAREHGHYSAESQPSQPLTNQVNVLNRMKDWFNKSF
- a CDS encoding Nudix family hydrolase, giving the protein MIQVAVGCLIKDKQVLICQRLARQSFAGQWEFPGGKLEAGETPQQALIREFAEETGLQTTDWQPLISYPWDHGEVQVQLHVFVTEQARGDLHAHEGHAFEWCPLDELDQRAMLVANKGIVRALQLPDRYLITGGFHDAQDALQRLKAALSEGIKLVQLRAKGLDKSAYIELAQAMLPLCHGHGAKLLLNAKLDWLADLPQADGIQLASTEIMALTERPIVQDKLLGVSTHNAVELAKALELKADFVLLSPVKPTSSHPGLPGLGWPRFADMVQAMPIPVFALGGLNDLDRAEAKKQGAQGVAAISGFWPQPI